In Gammaproteobacteria bacterium, one genomic interval encodes:
- a CDS encoding DNA ligase, producing the protein MKLIIKIGLVLWFAQALVIRAANPPALMLAERYETGVDLDAYWVSEKLDGVRGYWSGTELLTRGGYRIEAPPWFTQGWPSQPLDGELWMGRARFAELSGTVRRTTPDEAAWRELKFMVFDLPAHPGTFDERLAALRELIPTLQIPWLRLIEQSHVANAAELDRRLDRVVAAGGEGLMLHRGAAPYRAIRSDDLLKLKPYDDAEARVVGYVPGQGKYRGVLGSLVVERPDGLQFRLGSGFSDEQRADPPALGSWVTYRYNGFTVNGVPRFARFMRIRDEMPPPDPPAEPAQP; encoded by the coding sequence ATGAAGCTCATCATCAAAATCGGTCTGGTGCTGTGGTTCGCGCAAGCCCTGGTGATTCGCGCGGCAAATCCGCCGGCACTGATGCTGGCCGAGCGCTATGAAACCGGCGTCGATCTCGACGCCTACTGGGTTAGCGAAAAGCTCGACGGCGTACGCGGCTACTGGAGCGGCACCGAACTGCTCACGCGCGGCGGCTACCGCATCGAAGCGCCGCCCTGGTTCACGCAAGGCTGGCCGTCGCAGCCGCTGGACGGCGAGCTGTGGATGGGCCGCGCGCGCTTCGCCGAACTCAGCGGCACCGTACGGCGCACCACACCGGACGAAGCCGCCTGGCGTGAGCTCAAGTTCATGGTCTTCGACCTGCCGGCTCATCCCGGCACCTTCGACGAACGCCTGGCCGCGCTGCGCGAATTGATACCGACGCTGCAGATTCCCTGGCTACGGCTGATCGAACAAAGCCATGTCGCCAATGCCGCCGAACTGGATCGACGGCTCGATCGCGTGGTCGCGGCGGGCGGCGAAGGCCTGATGCTGCATCGCGGCGCGGCGCCATATCGCGCGATTCGCAGCGACGATCTGCTCAAGCTCAAACCTTACGACGACGCCGAAGCACGCGTGGTCGGCTACGTGCCGGGCCAGGGTAAGTATCGGGGCGTGCTCGGATCGTTGGTGGTGGAACGACCGGATGGCCTGCAATTTCGTCTGGGCAGCGGCTTTTCGGACGAGCAACGTGCTGATCCGCCGGCACTGGGCAGCTGGGTGACGTATCGTTACAACGGCTTCACCGTCAACGGCGTTCCCCGTTTCGCGCGCTTCATGCGTATCCGCGACGAGATGCCGCCACCCGATCCGCCCGCCGAACCCGCTCAGCCCTGA
- a CDS encoding lipid kinase, translating to MNKPCALLIYNPHARNGGNNLDTGVKLLRRHGIEVLEATPSSASELAELCEQHRGRIDRVIAAGGDGTVNLALNGIFGLDLPLGVVPMGTANDFARTLELPSMIEDAFAQISEGRTVSVDVGEVNGHYFLNVAHIGFGVAVSHHLDSGLKRWLGPLSYLIAATSALRVLRRFHVTLRFNGQRMTMKTVQVAVGNGVFYGGGTPVAENARIDDAGLDLCVVPPQPWWRWLKVALALRTGSTHKLVDVFTQRVRAVEIDTTRPHTITADGEIIGKSPARFVCHPAALRVFASQTLPDKRIDQEAA from the coding sequence TTGAACAAACCATGTGCGTTGTTGATCTACAACCCGCACGCCCGCAACGGCGGCAACAATCTGGACACCGGCGTCAAGCTACTGCGCCGGCATGGGATCGAGGTCCTGGAAGCCACGCCGTCGAGCGCCAGCGAGCTGGCCGAGTTGTGCGAGCAGCATCGTGGACGTATCGATCGCGTGATCGCTGCGGGCGGAGACGGCACGGTCAATCTGGCGCTCAACGGAATCTTCGGGCTCGACCTGCCGTTGGGCGTGGTGCCCATGGGCACCGCCAACGACTTCGCCAGAACCCTGGAACTGCCCAGCATGATCGAGGACGCTTTCGCGCAGATTTCGGAGGGGCGAACCGTCAGCGTCGATGTCGGAGAAGTCAACGGACACTACTTCCTCAATGTGGCGCATATCGGCTTCGGCGTAGCGGTTTCGCACCACCTCGATTCGGGCCTGAAGCGCTGGCTGGGTCCGCTGAGTTACCTGATCGCCGCCACCAGCGCGCTACGGGTGTTGCGGCGCTTTCATGTCACGCTGCGCTTCAACGGTCAGCGCATGACGATGAAAACCGTGCAGGTCGCGGTCGGCAATGGCGTGTTCTACGGCGGCGGCACGCCGGTTGCCGAAAACGCGCGCATCGACGATGCCGGGCTCGACCTCTGCGTGGTGCCGCCGCAACCCTGGTGGCGCTGGCTCAAGGTGGCGCTCGCCCTGCGCACCGGTTCCACCCACAAGCTGGTGGACGTATTCACGCAGCGCGTCCGCGCGGTGGAAATCGACACCACACGCCCGCATACGATCACCGCAGACGGCGAGATCATCGGCAAGTCGCCGGCGCGCTTCGTTTGCCATCCAGCAGCCTTGCGGGTGTTCGCGTCGCAGACCCTGCCCGACAAGCGTATCGATCAGGAGGCGGCCTGA
- a CDS encoding D-2-hydroxyacid dehydrogenase, protein MRAVLLDAGSLGHDVDLGPIRQQVDSLDIHDATSADQLIERLQGAEVALSNKVVIDAQAIDALPSLRLICVLATGTNNIDRAAAQARGIEVANVEAYGTASVAQHCLMMMLALATQLPRYRRDVAEGRWQTSERFCLMDHRVLQLAGKHLVIVGSGALGQAVARLARAFEMRVSFCARPGKESQDSRPPLAALIEQTDVLSLHCPLTEATYHLVDASLLARIKPGALLLNCARGGLIDELAALDALRSGRLGGLGVDSLPQEPPVDGHALIEALHEPLNLLVTPHSAWITPEARQNMVNLSAQNLRRFREALR, encoded by the coding sequence ATGCGCGCAGTGCTTCTGGATGCCGGCAGCCTCGGCCACGATGTGGACCTGGGCCCGATCCGGCAACAAGTCGACTCACTGGACATTCACGACGCCACATCGGCCGATCAGCTGATCGAGCGCCTGCAAGGCGCCGAAGTGGCGCTCAGCAACAAAGTGGTGATCGACGCGCAGGCAATCGACGCACTGCCGTCGCTGCGCCTGATCTGCGTACTGGCCACCGGCACCAACAACATCGACCGTGCCGCCGCGCAGGCGCGTGGCATTGAGGTCGCCAACGTCGAAGCCTACGGCACCGCCAGCGTCGCCCAGCACTGCCTGATGATGATGCTGGCGCTGGCCACGCAGCTGCCGCGCTACCGGCGCGATGTCGCCGAGGGCCGGTGGCAGACCAGCGAGCGCTTCTGTCTGATGGATCACCGCGTGTTGCAACTGGCCGGCAAGCATCTGGTCATCGTCGGTTCCGGCGCGCTCGGTCAGGCGGTCGCCCGACTGGCGCGGGCCTTTGAAATGCGCGTCAGTTTCTGTGCCCGTCCCGGCAAGGAATCGCAGGATTCGCGTCCACCACTGGCCGCCCTGATCGAACAGACCGACGTGCTGAGCCTGCATTGCCCGCTGACCGAGGCGACTTATCATCTGGTCGACGCATCGCTGCTGGCGCGCATCAAGCCCGGCGCCCTGCTGTTGAACTGCGCACGCGGCGGACTCATCGACGAACTCGCGGCGCTCGATGCCTTGCGCAGCGGTCGTCTCGGCGGTCTCGGCGTGGACAGTCTGCCGCAGGAGCCACCGGTGGACGGGCACGCGCTGATCGAGGCTCTGCACGAACCGCTGAACCTGCTGGTGACGCCGCACAGTGCCTGGATCACACCGGAAGCGCGCCAGAACATGGTGAACCTGAGCGCGCAGAACCTGCGTCGCTTCCGCGAAGCGTTGCGTTAA
- the mscL gene encoding large-conductance mechanosensitive channel protein MscL, with the protein MMQEFKTFAMRGNVIDMAVGIVIGGAFGKIVSSLVADVIMPPLGMLIAGVPFKNLAVVLKQATEDAPEVAIRYGQFILTIVDFIIIAFVIFMVVKGINTVRRKEEAKPAPPPPPPAPSKEEVLLGEIRDLLKTRQ; encoded by the coding sequence ATGATGCAGGAATTCAAGACTTTCGCGATGCGCGGAAACGTCATCGACATGGCGGTTGGTATCGTCATCGGCGGCGCCTTCGGCAAAATCGTCTCCTCACTGGTGGCCGACGTGATCATGCCGCCGCTGGGCATGCTGATCGCCGGCGTTCCGTTCAAGAATCTGGCCGTGGTGCTCAAACAAGCCACCGAGGACGCACCTGAAGTGGCGATCCGCTACGGGCAGTTCATCCTCACGATCGTCGATTTCATCATCATCGCCTTCGTGATCTTCATGGTGGTCAAGGGCATCAATACGGTTCGCCGCAAGGAAGAGGCCAAGCCTGCACCGCCACCGCCGCCGCCGGCCCCGAGCAAGGAAGAAGTGTTGCTCGGCGAAATCCGCGACCTGCTGAAGACGCGCCAGTAA
- a CDS encoding NAD-dependent epimerase/dehydratase family protein, with the protein MNRAITLSEKALIVGCGDIGQRVARRLLECGVEVSGVVSSEPGAIRLAGHGVPALAYDLDRPATPPQAPLLFWFAPPPKAGLSDPRLRNWLAAARGIERIVYISTSGVYGDCEGRWIDEDEPFKPQTDRARRRVDAENALAEWRARGGETVVLRVPGIYGPGRLPERRLRQGLPVIDPAESPYSNRIHSEDLATAACAAAQCGIDGAAYNIADGRPSPMADYFLRCATRLGLPPPPIIPMAQARRALTPAMLSFLEESKRLRIDRMREQLGVVLRYPSLREGLADCV; encoded by the coding sequence ATGAATCGTGCAATCACTCTGTCGGAAAAGGCATTGATCGTCGGTTGCGGCGACATCGGCCAGCGCGTCGCTCGGCGGCTTCTGGAGTGCGGCGTCGAGGTTAGCGGAGTGGTTTCTTCCGAGCCAGGCGCGATCCGGTTGGCCGGACACGGCGTTCCCGCGCTGGCATACGACCTCGACCGCCCCGCGACACCGCCCCAGGCCCCGCTGCTGTTCTGGTTCGCGCCACCGCCCAAGGCCGGCCTCAGCGACCCGCGCCTGCGCAACTGGCTGGCCGCGGCACGCGGTATCGAGCGCATCGTCTACATCTCGACGTCCGGCGTCTATGGCGATTGCGAAGGACGCTGGATCGACGAGGACGAACCGTTCAAGCCCCAGACCGATCGAGCGCGGCGCCGGGTCGATGCCGAGAACGCGCTGGCCGAGTGGCGCGCCCGCGGGGGCGAGACCGTCGTGCTGCGCGTCCCCGGCATTTACGGACCGGGCCGGCTGCCGGAACGGCGCCTGCGCCAAGGCTTGCCGGTGATCGACCCGGCCGAAAGCCCGTACAGCAACCGCATCCATTCGGAAGATCTCGCCACAGCCGCCTGCGCGGCGGCGCAGTGCGGTATCGACGGCGCGGCGTACAACATTGCCGACGGCCGTCCCAGCCCGATGGCGGACTACTTCCTGCGCTGCGCGACGCGGCTGGGCCTGCCGCCGCCGCCGATAATCCCGATGGCACAGGCACGGCGGGCGCTGACGCCGGCGATGCTGTCGTTTCTGGAAGAGTCCAAACGATTACGGATCGACCGCATGCGCGAGCAGCTGGGCGTGGTACTGCGGTATCCGAGCCTGCGCGAAGGACTCGCGGACTGCGTCTGA
- a CDS encoding 2Fe-2S iron-sulfur cluster binding domain-containing protein, producing the protein MHKVYLANSDTAFDVSEGETILAAAQRQGLNLPFGCQSGTCGACRAQVTQGRVETLGEPPALSPAERDAGFTLSCLARPMGEVHLDLHLPGEFAALRPQLWPARVIGKCWLTHDVIGLSLRLPQSERPLRWLAGQYLDVLTDDGGRRSFSIANASGSELIELHLRVVPGGRFANWVAHDMPLRTILRFEAPLGAFFVRGDTRRPMVFMAGGTGLAPVRAMLQECVQRGETRPMTLFWGARAQRDLYCDAELRELSERCPSLRYVPVLSEPDADWQGGRGWVHEEVLRHVPDIAGHELYMSGPPPMIEAGKRAFSEAGLDPARMYYDSFEYAYRSFPVANAP; encoded by the coding sequence ATGCACAAAGTCTATCTGGCCAACAGCGATACCGCGTTCGATGTTTCCGAAGGCGAAACCATCCTGGCCGCCGCGCAGCGCCAAGGCCTGAACCTGCCGTTCGGCTGCCAGAGCGGTACTTGTGGTGCCTGCCGTGCCCAGGTGACGCAGGGTCGGGTCGAAACCCTGGGAGAACCCCCGGCCCTGAGTCCGGCGGAACGTGACGCTGGCTTTACGCTGAGCTGCCTGGCCAGGCCGATGGGCGAAGTGCATCTGGATCTGCATCTGCCGGGTGAGTTCGCGGCCTTGAGGCCACAGCTGTGGCCGGCGCGCGTGATCGGAAAATGCTGGCTGACGCATGACGTGATCGGCCTGAGCCTGCGGTTGCCGCAAAGCGAACGGCCGTTGCGATGGCTTGCCGGCCAGTATCTGGATGTACTGACCGACGACGGCGGGCGCCGCAGCTTTTCGATCGCCAATGCCTCCGGCTCGGAGTTGATCGAGCTGCACCTGCGCGTGGTGCCGGGCGGCCGCTTCGCCAACTGGGTGGCGCACGACATGCCGCTGCGCACGATCCTGCGTTTCGAGGCGCCGCTGGGCGCCTTCTTCGTCCGCGGCGACACGCGGCGGCCGATGGTGTTCATGGCCGGCGGCACCGGTCTGGCGCCGGTGCGGGCGATGCTCCAGGAATGCGTGCAACGCGGTGAAACGCGGCCGATGACGCTGTTCTGGGGGGCACGCGCGCAGCGCGACCTGTATTGCGATGCCGAGCTGCGTGAGCTGAGCGAACGTTGTCCATCGTTGCGATACGTGCCCGTGCTGTCGGAGCCGGATGCAGACTGGCAAGGTGGGCGCGGCTGGGTCCACGAGGAAGTGCTGCGCCATGTCCCGGATATTGCCGGCCACGAGCTTTACATGAGCGGCCCGCCGCCGATGATCGAAGCCGGCAAACGCGCGTTCAGCGAGGCCGGGCTCGATCCTGCACGGATGTACTACGACAGCTTCGAATACGCGTACCGGTCGTTCCCGGTCGCGAATGCTCCGTAG
- a CDS encoding DUF4197 domain-containing protein, with protein sequence MGQGATAPQLRRLILVSALLAGCASAPAPVARKPSPPPPPPPPVVNSVDTGSAMRQLLEISGQRSVAQLAKREAIWNDPGLRIPLPRMMERASRYLTMRGYSQELQAFHKSINHAAELAIADFGGPLSDVTLAVQWPAGGRVAGGDVAATAYLRNQAGETVRRQLSPLVDLALRQTQANREYEALILGAGDLGAFLAGPRDDLSAFVADRAVAALFKTMGRQEARLRRDSDGGGVDILRRWYQQNARAAASP encoded by the coding sequence ATGGGACAGGGAGCGACAGCACCGCAGCTGCGCAGGCTGATCTTGGTATCGGCGCTGCTGGCCGGTTGTGCCTCCGCGCCCGCGCCCGTAGCGCGCAAGCCATCGCCCCCGCCGCCCCCGCCGCCGCCGGTTGTGAACAGCGTCGATACCGGCAGCGCGATGCGCCAGCTGCTCGAAATCAGTGGCCAGCGCAGCGTCGCGCAGCTGGCCAAGCGCGAGGCGATCTGGAACGACCCCGGTCTGCGCATTCCCCTGCCCAGAATGATGGAACGTGCCTCGCGCTATCTGACGATGCGTGGCTATTCGCAGGAACTGCAGGCCTTCCACAAGTCGATCAATCACGCTGCGGAACTGGCGATCGCCGATTTCGGTGGCCCGCTATCCGATGTGACGCTGGCGGTGCAGTGGCCGGCCGGCGGCCGCGTCGCGGGTGGCGATGTCGCCGCCACCGCCTATCTGCGCAATCAGGCGGGCGAAACCGTGCGCCGTCAGCTCAGTCCGCTGGTCGACCTCGCCCTGCGCCAGACCCAGGCGAACCGCGAATACGAAGCGCTGATACTGGGTGCCGGCGACCTCGGCGCCTTTCTCGCCGGTCCGCGCGACGATCTGTCCGCGTTCGTGGCCGATCGCGCCGTCGCTGCACTGTTCAAGACCATGGGCCGCCAGGAAGCACGGCTGCGCCGCGACAGCGACGGCGGCGGGGTCGACATCCTGCGGCGCTGGTATCAACAGAACGCACGGGCAGCGGCCTCACCGTAG
- the typA gene encoding translational GTPase TypA encodes MIQNLRNIAIIAHVDHGKTTLVDKLLRQSGTLDKREDLGERIMDSNALEKERGITILAKNTALRWTDPRNDTEFRINIVDTPGHADFGGEVERVLSMVDSVLLLVDAVDGPMPQTRFVTQKAFALGLKPIVVINKIDRPGARPNWVIDQVFDLFDKLGATDEQLDFPFIYASALQGYAGEDENVREGDMTPLFQTIVDKVSSPDVDPDGAFQMQVISLEYSNFVGIIGTGRIKRGKVRPNMQVSVVGRDGAVRNGKILQVMGFLGLNKIEATEAQAGDIVALSGIDDLGISETICDAKSPDALPTLQVDEPTMSMTFEVNKSPFAGKEGKFITSRQIGDRLQRELKTNVALRVEPTADPDKFRVSGRGLLHLGILIENMRREGYELAVSRPQVILREVDGEIHEPFEILTADVEEATQGSVIQGLSERGGRMQNMVPDGKGRVRLEYAIPSRGLIGFQTEFMSMTSGTGLLAHNFDHFGPKADADVGNRHNGVLISNEQGKALAYSLFNLQDRGRMMAEPGDEVYEGQIVGIHSRDNDLVVNILKGKKLTNVRASGSDENVLLTPAVKMSLEQALEFINDDELVEITPQSIRVRKKFLKEHERKRSYRGD; translated from the coding sequence GTGATTCAGAATTTACGCAACATCGCCATCATCGCGCACGTCGACCATGGCAAGACCACTCTCGTCGACAAGCTGCTGCGTCAGTCCGGCACGCTGGACAAGCGTGAGGACCTCGGCGAACGCATCATGGATTCCAACGCGCTCGAAAAGGAGCGCGGCATCACCATTCTGGCGAAGAACACCGCGCTGCGCTGGACCGACCCGCGCAACGATACCGAATTCCGCATCAACATCGTCGACACCCCGGGCCATGCCGATTTCGGTGGCGAGGTCGAGCGTGTGCTGTCGATGGTGGACTCGGTACTGTTGCTGGTCGACGCCGTGGACGGCCCAATGCCGCAGACGCGCTTCGTCACGCAAAAGGCGTTTGCGCTAGGCCTGAAGCCGATCGTCGTCATCAACAAGATCGACCGCCCGGGCGCGCGACCGAACTGGGTCATCGACCAGGTGTTCGACCTGTTCGACAAGCTCGGCGCCACCGACGAGCAGCTCGACTTCCCGTTCATCTACGCCTCCGCCCTGCAGGGCTATGCAGGCGAGGACGAGAACGTGCGCGAGGGCGACATGACGCCGCTGTTCCAGACCATCGTCGACAAGGTGTCGTCGCCGGACGTGGACCCGGACGGTGCGTTCCAGATGCAGGTGATCTCGCTGGAGTATTCCAACTTCGTCGGCATCATCGGCACCGGCCGCATCAAGCGCGGCAAGGTGCGACCGAACATGCAGGTTTCGGTGGTGGGCCGCGACGGCGCGGTGCGCAACGGCAAGATCCTGCAGGTGATGGGCTTCCTCGGCCTCAACAAGATCGAGGCGACCGAAGCGCAGGCCGGCGACATCGTGGCGCTGTCCGGCATCGACGATCTCGGCATCTCCGAGACGATCTGCGACGCCAAGTCACCCGATGCCCTGCCGACCTTGCAGGTCGACGAACCGACGATGAGCATGACCTTCGAGGTCAACAAGTCCCCGTTCGCCGGCAAGGAAGGCAAGTTCATCACCAGTCGCCAGATCGGTGACCGCCTGCAACGCGAACTCAAGACCAACGTCGCGCTGCGCGTGGAACCCACGGCCGACCCGGACAAGTTCCGCGTGTCCGGTCGCGGCCTGCTGCATCTGGGCATTCTCATCGAGAACATGCGCCGCGAGGGCTACGAACTGGCGGTGTCGCGTCCGCAGGTGATCCTGCGCGAGGTCGACGGCGAAATTCACGAACCGTTCGAAATCCTGACCGCCGACGTGGAAGAGGCGACCCAGGGCAGCGTGATTCAGGGCTTGTCCGAGCGTGGTGGCCGCATGCAGAACATGGTGCCGGACGGCAAGGGCCGGGTTCGCCTGGAGTACGCGATTCCCTCACGGGGCCTGATCGGCTTCCAGACCGAGTTCATGTCCATGACCTCGGGCACCGGCCTGCTTGCCCACAACTTCGACCACTTCGGCCCCAAGGCTGACGCGGATGTCGGTAATCGCCACAACGGCGTGCTGATCTCCAACGAGCAGGGCAAGGCGCTGGCCTATTCGCTGTTCAACCTGCAGGATCGCGGCCGCATGATGGCCGAGCCGGGCGACGAGGTGTATGAAGGCCAGATCGTCGGCATCCACTCGCGTGACAACGATCTGGTCGTCAATATCCTCAAGGGCAAGAAGCTGACCAACGTCCGTGCCTCCGGCAGCGACGAAAACGTGCTGCTGACGCCCGCGGTGAAGATGAGCCTGGAACAGGCGCTGGAATTCATCAATGACGATGAGCTGGTGGAGATCACGCCGCAGTCGATCCGCGTGCGCAAGAAGTTCCTCAAGGAACACGAACGCAAGCGCTCGTACCGCGGCGACTGA
- a CDS encoding DUF1329 domain-containing protein codes for MGAVAAIALITPTHAAVSEAQAAQLGGALTPLGAEVAGNAEGTIPPWNGGLLGAPPCFAGTGSRYCDPFANEQALFTITPQNLGQHKDRLSEGQQAMFEQFQDYAMPVYPSRRTASAPRWVYAATRANALRAELAENGEALHDAATGIAFPIPQNGREVIWNHRTRYRGVALRRWNNQFAVTAAGIVNAVKFREDVLFNYSQKGAAPDDLDDWLMFVALVVTQPERLAGTILLLHEPLDPEEEDPRAWQFNPGQRSLRQATNIGYDNAALAADRLLTNDQFDSFSGAMDRYDWKLLGKQELFVPYNSYRLHSDQHRYSEILGKHHIEPALTRYELHRVWVVEARAKPGIVHVYDRRVFFVDEDSWQIVVADLYDRRGELWRLQETHTINQYDKLRIAPVAEVVYDLPDRRYLVHGLNNEDPEDQDMDFEARDFSPGRVTRRAKK; via the coding sequence ATGGGCGCCGTGGCCGCGATCGCACTGATCACACCGACCCACGCGGCGGTTTCCGAAGCGCAGGCCGCGCAATTAGGCGGAGCCTTGACCCCGCTGGGTGCGGAAGTCGCGGGCAACGCCGAAGGCACGATTCCGCCGTGGAATGGCGGATTGCTGGGCGCGCCGCCCTGCTTCGCGGGCACCGGCTCGCGCTACTGCGATCCCTTTGCAAACGAGCAAGCCCTGTTCACGATCACGCCCCAAAATCTCGGGCAGCACAAGGACCGGCTCAGCGAAGGGCAACAGGCGATGTTCGAGCAGTTTCAGGACTACGCCATGCCGGTCTATCCGAGTCGACGCACCGCCTCCGCACCGCGCTGGGTGTACGCGGCTACGCGGGCCAATGCCTTGCGCGCCGAGCTGGCGGAAAATGGAGAAGCGCTGCACGACGCCGCCACCGGCATCGCCTTTCCGATTCCGCAGAACGGTCGTGAGGTGATCTGGAATCATAGAACCCGTTATCGCGGTGTCGCACTGCGGCGCTGGAACAACCAGTTTGCGGTCACCGCCGCCGGCATCGTCAATGCCGTGAAGTTTCGCGAGGACGTGCTGTTCAACTATTCGCAGAAGGGCGCCGCGCCGGACGATCTCGATGACTGGCTGATGTTTGTCGCGCTGGTGGTCACGCAGCCGGAACGGTTGGCGGGCACGATCCTGTTGCTGCACGAGCCACTGGACCCGGAGGAGGAGGACCCTCGCGCCTGGCAGTTCAACCCCGGCCAGCGCAGCCTGCGACAGGCGACCAATATCGGCTACGACAATGCCGCGCTGGCCGCCGACCGGCTGTTGACCAACGACCAGTTCGACAGCTTCAGCGGTGCGATGGATCGCTACGACTGGAAGCTGCTGGGCAAACAGGAGCTGTTCGTGCCGTACAACAGCTATCGGCTGCACAGCGACCAGCACCGCTACAGCGAGATTCTCGGCAAGCACCACATCGAGCCGGCGCTGACGCGTTATGAACTGCATCGCGTGTGGGTGGTGGAAGCGCGGGCCAAACCGGGAATCGTGCACGTCTACGACCGGCGCGTGTTCTTCGTCGACGAGGATTCCTGGCAGATCGTGGTGGCGGACCTCTACGACCGGCGCGGCGAGCTGTGGCGCCTGCAGGAAACGCACACGATCAACCAGTACGACAAGCTCCGCATTGCGCCGGTGGCGGAGGTGGTCTACGACCTGCCGGACCGACGCTATCTGGTGCACGGACTCAACAACGAAGACCCCGAGGATCAGGACATGGACTTTGAGGCGCGCGATTTCTCGCCGGGCCGCGTGACGCGCCGCGCCAAAAAGTAG
- a CDS encoding TetR/AcrR family transcriptional regulator; helix-turn-helix transcriptional regulator, with protein MDTPRQNLTADDWAAAALEAMASSGIEAVAVEPLARSLGVTKGSFYWHFPNREALMRRALELWERQETDDMIIAVADVSDPYDRIVKLFKRANASHRAGRLYLALAAASDHAHVGTVVRRVSARRMNYLHECYQALGLGEPEAKLWSTFAYATFIGNQQVHRDAPETFPEGAEFSQYFKLMIKMLIPRARDIESARVPGTADKHAAPPGP; from the coding sequence ATGGACACTCCCCGACAAAATCTCACCGCCGATGACTGGGCCGCCGCCGCTCTGGAGGCCATGGCATCCAGCGGAATCGAGGCCGTGGCGGTCGAACCGCTGGCCCGTTCGCTGGGCGTGACCAAGGGCAGTTTCTATTGGCATTTCCCGAATCGCGAAGCGCTGATGCGCCGCGCCCTGGAACTGTGGGAGCGTCAGGAAACCGACGATATGATCATCGCGGTTGCCGATGTGTCGGATCCCTATGACCGCATCGTCAAATTGTTCAAGCGGGCCAATGCCAGCCATCGTGCCGGGCGGCTCTATCTGGCGCTGGCCGCCGCCTCGGATCACGCGCATGTCGGCACCGTCGTGCGTCGTGTTTCGGCGCGCCGCATGAACTACCTGCACGAGTGCTATCAGGCGCTCGGCCTCGGCGAGCCCGAGGCGAAGCTGTGGTCCACCTTCGCCTACGCCACCTTCATCGGTAATCAGCAGGTGCACCGCGATGCACCGGAAACCTTCCCCGAAGGCGCAGAATTCAGCCAGTATTTCAAGTTGATGATCAAAATGCTGATTCCGCGGGCTCGCGATATCGAGTCCGCACGCGTTCCGGGCACCGCAGACAAGCACGCGGCACCGCCTGGGCCTTAA